In one Pseudomonas hydrolytica genomic region, the following are encoded:
- a CDS encoding class I SAM-dependent methyltransferase — MAHEPAENLTFPFPLARPHALQACWDVQLAGLDADALRVALEARMFVQLDDFVSAQQLADHLSLLPTNTGYFLELLWSMDVLEREHTASGEFHYRTRTELRPYLNADSPHYCGDALLYRHRVLRQVGVQLSDLLREGMPRPPLPAPAAQQQGWAEAARVQIAQEQQAVTVEVACDLLNRQPEFAQARRMLDLGGGPGLVAIALAERQPELSGVVFEYPAVAEVAQENIRRAGLSGRLSTRGGDLILDDFGSGYDLIWCSSVLHFVQDIPAALDRLYAALRPGGLLVCCHAEIAYDARQARPVLQYYLHMRMQGRHVLPAGQLATQLQQAGFVRVEQLDDVRFPVAPVAVLLARKGKNLS, encoded by the coding sequence ATGGCGCATGAGCCTGCCGAGAACCTGACTTTCCCTTTCCCTCTCGCTCGACCGCACGCCCTGCAAGCCTGCTGGGACGTGCAGTTGGCTGGCCTGGATGCCGACGCCTTGCGCGTAGCCCTGGAGGCCAGGATGTTCGTGCAGCTGGATGATTTCGTCAGCGCGCAGCAGCTCGCTGACCACCTGTCGCTGCTCCCCACCAACACCGGCTATTTTCTTGAGCTGCTGTGGAGCATGGACGTGCTCGAGCGAGAGCACACAGCCAGCGGCGAGTTCCACTACCGCACGCGTACCGAGCTGCGTCCCTACCTGAACGCGGATTCGCCTCACTACTGCGGAGATGCCTTGCTGTATCGCCATCGGGTGCTACGGCAGGTCGGCGTGCAGTTGTCCGATTTGCTACGCGAAGGCATGCCACGCCCGCCATTGCCCGCCCCTGCCGCGCAGCAACAAGGCTGGGCCGAGGCAGCCAGGGTGCAGATTGCCCAGGAGCAGCAAGCGGTCACGGTCGAAGTGGCCTGCGACCTCCTCAACCGCCAGCCGGAATTTGCCCAGGCGCGACGAATGCTGGATCTGGGCGGTGGCCCCGGCCTGGTGGCGATCGCGCTGGCCGAGCGGCAGCCGGAACTGTCCGGCGTGGTGTTCGAGTACCCGGCAGTCGCCGAGGTGGCGCAGGAGAACATCCGACGCGCCGGCCTCTCCGGCCGTTTGAGCACGCGCGGCGGCGATCTGATACTGGACGATTTCGGCAGCGGCTACGACCTGATCTGGTGTTCGTCGGTGCTGCATTTCGTGCAGGACATCCCGGCCGCCCTGGATCGCCTGTACGCGGCGTTGCGCCCCGGCGGCCTGCTGGTCTGTTGCCATGCCGAGATCGCCTACGACGCGCGCCAGGCCAGGCCGGTGCTGCAGTACTACCTGCACATGCGCATGCAAGGGCGCCATGTGCTGCCCGCCGGGCAGTTGGCGACACAGCTGCAGCAGGCGGGGTTCGTTCGGGTCGAGCAGCTGGATGACGTGCGTTTTCCGGTAGCCCCCGTTGCCGTTCTGCTTGCCCGCAAAGGAAAAAACCTCTCATGA
- a CDS encoding MFS transporter yields the protein MTKPRLFGLQLLFGWMNLVLAVPSIYLMFGMPLVMRQHGWSGTEIGLFQLAALPAIFKFLFAVPVQRVRLGRGHFVHWLLLLSALLLALYWLIGRHNLIGDRVMLFALTFAISIAATWADIPLNALAVQWLPRSEQLRAGSIRSAALFLGAIVGGGAMIVVQSRLGWQAPFWLMGGGLLIGALPFLLLRAQAALPEQTASGDAPAPGVMADWAGFFNQPGARQWTLLLLTSFPFIGAVWLYLKPLMLDMGMPLEHVAFIVGIVGGMTGALFSLLGGRLAPILGTARAIALYLLAALCALALLTLTVWAELGPTWLIASAICVAASMGAVSALMFGLTMFFTRRQRNASDYGLQTTVFTVARLAVPIAAGVLLDRLGYTGMLLVLTLGVLLSFVLAWRVRGKVERSAQSILDGERV from the coding sequence ATGACCAAGCCCCGCCTGTTCGGCCTGCAACTGTTGTTCGGCTGGATGAACCTGGTGCTGGCGGTGCCCAGCATCTACCTGATGTTCGGCATGCCGCTGGTGATGCGCCAGCACGGCTGGAGCGGCACCGAGATCGGACTGTTCCAGCTTGCCGCGCTGCCGGCGATCTTCAAGTTCCTGTTTGCCGTGCCGGTGCAGCGCGTGCGCCTGGGGCGCGGGCATTTCGTGCACTGGTTGTTGCTGCTCAGTGCGCTGCTGCTGGCGTTGTACTGGCTGATCGGTCGGCACAACCTGATCGGCGACCGGGTGATGCTGTTCGCGCTGACCTTCGCCATCAGCATTGCCGCCACCTGGGCGGATATTCCGCTGAATGCGCTGGCGGTGCAGTGGCTGCCGCGCAGTGAACAATTACGCGCCGGCAGCATCCGTTCCGCCGCGCTGTTCCTCGGGGCCATCGTCGGTGGCGGCGCCATGATCGTGGTGCAGTCGCGCCTGGGCTGGCAGGCCCCCTTCTGGTTGATGGGGGGCGGGCTGCTGATCGGCGCCCTGCCCTTCCTGTTGCTGCGCGCACAGGCCGCACTGCCCGAGCAGACAGCATCCGGCGACGCACCGGCCCCCGGTGTGATGGCGGACTGGGCAGGTTTCTTCAACCAGCCGGGGGCACGGCAATGGACGCTGTTGCTGCTGACCAGCTTCCCCTTCATCGGCGCGGTGTGGCTGTACCTCAAACCGTTGATGCTGGACATGGGCATGCCGCTGGAACACGTAGCCTTCATCGTCGGCATCGTCGGCGGCATGACCGGCGCGCTGTTCAGCCTGCTCGGCGGGCGCCTGGCACCGATACTGGGCACGGCGCGGGCCATCGCGCTGTACCTGCTGGCGGCGCTGTGCGCGCTGGCGCTGCTGACGCTCACGGTCTGGGCCGAGCTGGGACCGACCTGGCTGATCGCCAGCGCCATCTGCGTGGCGGCCAGCATGGGGGCCGTCTCGGCGCTGATGTTCGGGCTGACGATGTTCTTCACCCGGCGCCAGCGCAACGCCTCGGACTACGGTTTGCAAACCACCGTGTTCACCGTGGCTCGCCTGGCGGTGCCGATCGCCGCGGGGGTGCTGCTCGACCGCCTGGGCTACACCGGCATGCTCCTGGTGCTGACCCTGGGGGTGCTGTTGTCCTTCGTGCTGGCCTGGCGGGTACGCGGAAAAGTGGAACGCTCGGCCCAGTCGATACTGGACGGCGAACGGGTTTGA
- the moeB gene encoding molybdopterin-synthase adenylyltransferase MoeB has translation MKLSALVEPAAGLSREEINRYSRHLLIPNVGMIGQRRLKNAKVLVIGAGGLGSPTLLYLAAAGVGTIGVIDFDRVDDSNLQRQIIHGVDTVGELKVDSAKKSIARLNPFVQVETYTDRLERDMAVELFSRFDLIMDGTDNFATRYLVNDACVLANKPYVWGSIFRFEGQASVFWENAPDGLGLNYRDLYPEPPPPEMAPSCSEGGVFGVLCASIASIMATEAVKLITGIGEPLLGRLVVYDALEMRYRELPVGRLPNRQPITELAEDYQVFCGLGLPADGAAASVPGISVTELKKLMEQNEVPVLIDVREPTEWDIVHIPSATLATKSPTVAQTLRQRFGVDANLVIVCKSGRRSAEVTGELLELGMRNVRNLEGGVLAWVKDVDPSLPSY, from the coding sequence ATGAAACTATCTGCTTTGGTCGAACCGGCTGCCGGATTGAGCCGCGAAGAAATCAACCGCTACAGCCGCCATCTGCTGATCCCCAACGTGGGCATGATCGGGCAGCGCCGGTTGAAGAACGCCAAGGTGCTGGTCATCGGCGCCGGAGGCCTGGGCTCTCCAACCCTGCTCTACCTGGCCGCGGCTGGGGTGGGCACAATCGGGGTGATCGACTTTGACCGGGTCGATGACTCCAACCTGCAGCGCCAGATCATCCACGGGGTGGATACCGTGGGCGAGCTCAAGGTGGACAGCGCCAAGAAATCCATCGCCCGGCTGAATCCATTCGTCCAGGTGGAAACCTATACGGATCGCCTGGAGCGGGACATGGCGGTCGAGCTGTTCTCGCGCTTCGACCTGATCATGGACGGCACCGACAATTTCGCCACCCGCTATCTGGTCAACGATGCCTGCGTGCTGGCGAACAAGCCGTATGTGTGGGGCTCGATCTTCCGTTTCGAAGGACAGGCTTCCGTGTTCTGGGAGAACGCCCCTGACGGCCTGGGCCTGAACTACCGCGACCTGTATCCGGAACCACCACCGCCCGAGATGGCCCCGTCGTGCTCCGAGGGCGGCGTATTCGGCGTGCTCTGCGCGTCCATCGCCTCCATCATGGCCACCGAGGCGGTGAAACTCATCACCGGCATCGGCGAGCCGCTGCTTGGACGGCTGGTGGTGTATGACGCGCTGGAGATGCGCTATCGCGAGCTTCCCGTCGGCCGCTTGCCCAACCGGCAGCCGATCACCGAACTGGCCGAGGACTACCAGGTGTTCTGCGGCCTGGGGTTGCCGGCTGACGGCGCCGCGGCCTCCGTGCCTGGTATCAGCGTGACGGAACTCAAGAAGCTGATGGAGCAGAACGAGGTGCCCGTGCTGATCGACGTCCGCGAGCCCACCGAGTGGGACATCGTCCATATTCCGAGCGCGACCCTGGCAACGAAATCCCCCACGGTGGCACAGACGCTCCGGCAGCGATTTGGGGTGGATGCCAATCTGGTGATCGTCTGCAAGTCCGGCCGGCGTTCCGCCGAGGTGACCGGCGAGCTACTGGAACTGGGCATGCGCAATGTGCGCAACCTGGAGGGTGGCGTGTTGGCCTGGGTGAAGGATGTAGACCCCTCGCTGCCCAGCTACTGA
- a CDS encoding Mov34/MPN/PAD-1 family protein, translating into MALHIKRQALEQVLAHARCDHPIEACGIVASSREDQVAARIVPMHNQAASETFFRFDSREQFQVFRSLDERDEVHRVIYHSHTATEAYPSREDVEYSNGPETHHLIVSTWEKAREPVRSFRVLHGKIIEESISILE; encoded by the coding sequence ATGGCACTGCATATCAAGCGTCAGGCGCTGGAGCAGGTTCTGGCTCACGCACGCTGCGATCATCCCATCGAAGCCTGCGGCATCGTGGCGTCTTCACGGGAAGACCAGGTAGCGGCCCGGATAGTCCCGATGCACAACCAGGCGGCGTCAGAAACCTTCTTTCGGTTCGACTCGCGGGAGCAGTTCCAGGTGTTCCGGAGCCTGGATGAGCGCGACGAGGTTCACCGGGTGATCTACCACTCCCATACCGCGACCGAAGCCTATCCGAGCCGGGAGGACGTCGAGTATTCGAACGGCCCGGAGACGCATCACCTGATCGTGTCCACCTGGGAAAAGGCCAGGGAGCCCGTCCGAAGTTTCAGGGTACTGCACGGAAAGATCATCGAAGAGAGCATCTCCATTCTGGAGTAG
- a CDS encoding MoaD/ThiS family protein: MSISVIVPTLLRPLTNGEKKVTTQGNSVAEAIDNLESQYPGIKARLVSAEQVHRFVNIYVNEDDIRFADGLNTPVKAGDSLTVLPAVAGG, encoded by the coding sequence ATGTCGATTTCAGTGATTGTCCCCACATTGCTGCGCCCGCTGACCAACGGGGAAAAGAAAGTTACCACCCAAGGCAACTCGGTGGCCGAGGCTATCGACAATCTCGAGAGCCAGTACCCTGGCATCAAGGCCAGGCTGGTCAGCGCGGAACAGGTGCATCGCTTCGTGAATATCTACGTCAACGAAGACGACATCCGCTTTGCCGATGGGCTCAACACGCCGGTCAAGGCCGGTGACAGTCTGACCGTATTGCCTGCCGTCGCAGGTGGCTGA
- a CDS encoding CoA transferase, which translates to MIQSQGQVQRFCLLVLNMPTLLNEFSLLHAYTSSLPKWNALQRCLTEQARLLGIHQLSISSPVDTGGAAFVLQHPAISPIQGHYVSPSNWLPTRHLSELLLQAGSGLMSVHGRASGKAQPLGVNYLSALTAAMTLQGTLAAAVGQLRGGAFHQVRVSPLGCGLLGIGQYLAGATAPEDREEFLPGSSDPQLRPPFRSSDGITFELETLDSSPWRNFWAAVGIEAELAGTAWKGFLLRYARAMSPLPAACLAALARLRYVKIQQLAAQAGVAVVPVRSVAQRREDLDYQQTLGAPWRFALASAAPENTRDIAAPAHLPLQGLRVVECCRRIQGPLAGHLLALLGAEVIRLEPPGGDPLRAMPPCAEGCSVRFDALNHLKTVHEVDIKSAQGRQSIYELAREADVFLHNWAPGKAQELLLDAEHLHRVQPQLVYAYAGGWGQAPVSAPGTDFTVQAWSGVADAIATESGIQGGSLFTVLDVLGGVVATLGVTAALLNRAVTGTGIHVESSLLGTADLLMQGNCTASAGVLSGVHPTRSGLIAIDCQHPDQFQSLATLLDIPLAADTCQELLAKRLRTRPAAQWETLLNEHGIGACVVIEDLSQLAADSRIAECLNHQTYSSVTAPWSFP; encoded by the coding sequence GTGATTCAAAGCCAGGGGCAAGTGCAACGCTTTTGTCTCTTGGTCTTGAATATGCCGACGCTCTTGAATGAATTCTCCTTGCTGCATGCATACACATCGTCTCTGCCGAAGTGGAATGCATTGCAGCGTTGCCTGACGGAACAGGCCAGGTTGCTGGGCATTCATCAGCTTTCGATTTCCTCGCCCGTGGATACGGGCGGCGCTGCGTTCGTGCTGCAGCACCCGGCCATCTCGCCCATCCAGGGCCATTACGTCTCTCCGTCCAACTGGCTGCCGACGAGACACCTTTCGGAACTGCTGCTGCAGGCGGGCAGCGGCCTCATGTCCGTGCATGGCCGCGCAAGCGGCAAGGCGCAACCGCTGGGCGTGAACTACCTCTCGGCGTTGACCGCCGCCATGACGCTGCAGGGCACGCTGGCCGCCGCCGTGGGGCAACTGCGCGGGGGAGCATTCCATCAGGTTCGGGTATCGCCACTGGGATGCGGGCTGCTCGGTATCGGGCAGTATCTGGCTGGAGCCACCGCCCCGGAAGATCGTGAAGAGTTCCTGCCTGGCAGCTCCGATCCGCAGTTGAGGCCGCCATTCCGTTCCTCTGACGGCATCACTTTTGAGCTGGAAACGCTCGACAGCTCACCATGGCGCAACTTCTGGGCGGCCGTCGGTATTGAAGCGGAACTGGCCGGAACGGCCTGGAAAGGATTTCTGCTGCGCTATGCCAGAGCCATGTCACCGCTGCCAGCTGCATGCCTGGCAGCGTTGGCGCGCCTGCGTTACGTGAAGATCCAGCAATTGGCGGCACAAGCGGGCGTAGCGGTGGTTCCTGTGCGCAGCGTTGCGCAACGCCGGGAGGATCTGGATTACCAACAGACCCTGGGTGCGCCATGGCGCTTCGCGCTTGCCTCTGCCGCCCCGGAAAACACCCGGGATATAGCGGCTCCAGCACATCTCCCGCTGCAGGGCCTGCGCGTCGTCGAGTGCTGTCGGCGCATCCAGGGGCCACTGGCCGGGCATCTGCTGGCACTGCTGGGTGCCGAAGTCATTCGCCTGGAACCACCGGGTGGCGATCCGCTGCGCGCCATGCCGCCCTGCGCGGAAGGCTGTTCGGTGCGCTTCGATGCCTTGAACCATCTCAAGACTGTTCATGAGGTCGACATCAAATCCGCCCAGGGGCGCCAGTCGATCTACGAACTGGCCCGTGAGGCGGACGTCTTTCTGCATAACTGGGCACCCGGCAAGGCCCAGGAGCTGCTGCTGGATGCCGAGCACCTGCACCGGGTTCAGCCACAACTGGTTTACGCCTATGCCGGTGGCTGGGGGCAGGCACCCGTCAGCGCCCCCGGTACCGACTTCACCGTCCAGGCCTGGTCGGGCGTGGCTGACGCCATTGCGACGGAGTCCGGTATCCAGGGCGGCTCCCTGTTCACCGTACTGGACGTGCTGGGCGGTGTGGTGGCGACGCTGGGGGTGACGGCGGCCTTGCTCAACCGTGCGGTCACGGGCACTGGCATCCACGTCGAAAGCTCGCTGCTGGGAACCGCTGATCTGCTGATGCAGGGCAACTGCACAGCATCGGCGGGCGTGCTGTCTGGCGTGCACCCAACGCGATCCGGCCTGATCGCCATCGATTGCCAACACCCTGATCAATTCCAGTCGCTGGCCACGCTGCTGGACATCCCTCTCGCCGCGGATACCTGCCAGGAACTGCTGGCGAAGCGCTTGCGTACACGCCCCGCTGCGCAATGGGAAACGCTGCTGAACGAGCACGGTATCGGTGCCTGCGTGGTCATCGAAGACCTCAGCCAGCTCGCCGCCGACTCGCGCATCGCCGAATGCCTGAACCACCAGACCTATTCCTCTGTCACTGCCCCCTGGAGCTTCCCATGA
- a CDS encoding class I adenylate-forming enzyme family protein, translating into MNNAGIIDLVPVEERKRWAQDGTYPNRPVFTLFASKAKAHPDKKAVLSPQGDVTYAELLDAALRLAHSLRDSGIVAGDVVAYQLTNHWLCCAIDLAVAALGAIVAPFPPGRGKLDIQSLVRRCDARAVIVPEAYEGIDLCEVIESLRPTLLSMRRLIVQGNPREGWVTLDELLSAAPLDVDSLPEVCPDSPVRLLVSSGTESEPKLVAYSHNALVGGRGRFLQRIAPDSEEFRGMYLIPLGSSFGSTATFGVLCWLGGSLVVLPKFDVDEAIKAIAALRPSFILGVPTMLQRIAAHPLLQSVDKSSLRGLIVGGSVIDEATVRKCCDAFGCGFISLYGSADGVNCHNTLDDPIEVVLSSVGKPNPAVCEIRLVDEDGQEVPQGEVGEITARGPLSPMQYVNAPELDERYRDPQGWVKTGDLGFINDKGYLVLAGRKKDIIIRGGANISPVQIEGLVMAHPDVVTVACVPVPDADLGQRVCLCVTLREGAAKFSLKAITDFLREQGLEVNKLPEYLRFYRTLPLTPAGKIDKKALAEEAHKLGVLGVDPVETGQPAPGLSRSPVEHV; encoded by the coding sequence ATGAACAACGCCGGCATCATCGACTTGGTTCCTGTCGAGGAACGCAAACGCTGGGCGCAGGACGGTACCTATCCGAACCGGCCCGTATTCACGCTGTTCGCCAGCAAAGCCAAAGCGCATCCTGACAAGAAGGCCGTGCTGTCGCCGCAAGGCGACGTGACCTATGCCGAACTCCTGGATGCGGCCTTGCGTCTGGCCCACAGCCTGCGCGATTCGGGCATTGTGGCTGGCGACGTGGTGGCCTACCAGTTGACCAACCATTGGCTGTGCTGCGCCATCGACCTGGCGGTGGCGGCGCTCGGCGCCATCGTCGCGCCGTTCCCGCCGGGGCGCGGCAAGCTGGATATCCAGTCGCTGGTTCGTCGCTGCGACGCCCGGGCGGTGATCGTCCCCGAAGCCTATGAAGGCATCGATCTGTGCGAGGTCATTGAATCGCTGCGCCCCACCCTGCTGTCCATGCGCCGGCTGATCGTCCAGGGGAACCCCCGCGAAGGATGGGTCACGCTGGATGAGCTGCTGAGTGCCGCGCCGCTGGACGTCGACAGCCTGCCCGAAGTGTGCCCGGACTCGCCGGTGCGTCTGCTGGTGTCCTCCGGCACCGAGTCTGAGCCCAAACTGGTGGCCTACTCGCACAATGCCCTGGTTGGCGGACGCGGGCGCTTCCTGCAACGCATCGCCCCGGACAGCGAAGAGTTCCGCGGCATGTACCTGATCCCGCTGGGTTCGTCCTTCGGATCTACCGCCACCTTCGGCGTGCTGTGCTGGCTGGGCGGTTCTCTGGTGGTGTTGCCCAAATTCGACGTGGACGAAGCCATCAAGGCGATTGCGGCACTCCGACCGAGCTTCATTCTCGGCGTGCCGACCATGCTGCAACGTATCGCCGCCCATCCGCTGCTGCAGAGCGTCGACAAATCCAGCCTGCGCGGGCTGATCGTCGGCGGTTCGGTCATCGACGAGGCCACCGTGCGCAAATGCTGCGATGCCTTTGGCTGCGGCTTCATCAGCCTCTACGGTTCCGCCGACGGGGTGAACTGCCACAACACCTTGGACGATCCCATCGAGGTGGTGCTGAGCAGCGTCGGCAAGCCCAATCCGGCTGTCTGCGAGATTCGCCTGGTGGACGAAGACGGCCAGGAAGTGCCGCAAGGCGAGGTTGGCGAAATCACCGCTCGCGGGCCGTTGAGCCCCATGCAGTATGTCAACGCGCCGGAGCTGGACGAGCGTTACCGCGACCCGCAAGGCTGGGTCAAGACCGGAGATCTGGGCTTCATCAATGACAAGGGCTATCTGGTACTGGCCGGTCGCAAGAAGGACATCATCATTCGCGGTGGCGCCAATATCAGCCCGGTTCAGATCGAAGGTCTGGTCATGGCGCATCCCGATGTCGTCACCGTGGCGTGCGTCCCTGTTCCCGACGCCGATCTCGGCCAGCGGGTGTGCCTGTGCGTCACCTTGCGCGAGGGGGCGGCGAAGTTTTCCCTGAAGGCGATCACCGACTTCCTGCGCGAACAAGGACTGGAGGTGAACAAGCTGCCCGAGTACCTGCGCTTCTACCGCACCCTGCCGCTGACTCCAGCCGGCAAGATCGACAAAAAGGCACTGGCCGAAGAAGCCCACAAGCTGGGCGTTCTGGGCGTTGACCCGGTAGAGACAGGGCAACCAGCGCCGGGGCTGAGCCGCAGCCCGGTGGAGCACGTATGA
- a CDS encoding TonB-dependent receptor: MKKSTGHLPRRGTDAVGQTAMIASVLIGALSPGAQLVFAADGTGAQVEPQALPAVTVTAEKIERPLEKVPASVAVIDGWDAEQSGITSLAQLEGRIPGLSFQPFGQAGMNSPVMRGLTANFNSFSTSTLLLVDGVPTLTAQGFESGLLDLDRIEVIRGPQSTLYGRNAEAGVIAIHSLPMDATPRASVSAEAGSRDKRAMRFALSQPLVENRLYASVSGSWSSQDGFIDNAHTGHKEDDRERSNLNLGLRWTPGAATDVVMRYTRQEYDDGASLWGAPSAPTKQVASGTPSWNRSEGQTLSLNVQHAFASGLQLHSVTAWNDFKDRIQQDTDFMPANVLHVGRDHHLRTLSQEFRLEGQFGDSSWLAGVYGDHSDNDLRSISKTMMGLSDMRADQKSNTAALFTHWNVPLSADWSLAAGARIERSEVELQPRGAASQKKGWTHVSPKLALQYQITADHQWYLSASRGVRTGGFNVLAPMMGYPSYDPEKNWSYETGLKGWLLDKRIRYSLAAYIMDIDDMQVMQMPTVGMMYITSAATATSKGVELDVDYLLGGGWQLKGGLAWNRTRFDHFRDGAADYDGKRNPFAPDLTGHIGIRYDAPQGWYAQASVTGSSKVYLDAANQYQRNGYGLVNLVAGYQRGNWEVAAYADNVTDQRYDAVGYQNGFVTVYSPPREAGLRLSWRM, from the coding sequence ATGAAGAAATCAACCGGACACCTTCCTCGAAGGGGAACAGATGCAGTCGGCCAGACGGCCATGATCGCCTCGGTTCTGATCGGCGCTTTGTCGCCTGGAGCCCAGTTGGTATTTGCCGCGGATGGCACGGGTGCGCAGGTCGAGCCCCAGGCTCTGCCGGCGGTCACCGTCACGGCGGAGAAAATCGAGCGACCGCTGGAAAAAGTGCCCGCCAGCGTGGCGGTGATCGATGGCTGGGATGCCGAGCAGTCCGGCATCACCAGCCTGGCACAGCTGGAAGGGCGTATTCCTGGCCTATCGTTCCAGCCGTTCGGGCAGGCGGGTATGAATTCACCCGTCATGCGTGGGCTGACAGCCAACTTCAACAGCTTCTCCACCTCCACGCTGCTACTGGTCGATGGCGTGCCCACGCTGACGGCGCAGGGGTTCGAGAGTGGCCTGCTGGATCTGGATCGCATCGAGGTCATTCGCGGCCCGCAATCCACGCTGTATGGACGCAACGCCGAGGCCGGCGTGATTGCCATCCACAGCCTGCCAATGGACGCCACACCAAGAGCCAGCGTGTCGGCGGAAGCCGGCAGCCGGGATAAGCGCGCGATGCGCTTCGCGCTCAGCCAGCCGCTGGTGGAGAACCGGCTCTATGCCAGCGTATCGGGCAGTTGGTCGAGCCAGGACGGTTTCATCGACAACGCTCACACGGGGCACAAGGAGGACGATCGCGAACGGAGCAATCTCAATCTGGGGTTGCGCTGGACGCCAGGCGCTGCAACGGATGTGGTCATGCGCTATACGCGTCAGGAGTACGACGATGGCGCGTCCCTGTGGGGAGCACCCAGCGCTCCCACAAAGCAGGTCGCTTCCGGAACGCCGAGCTGGAATCGCTCCGAGGGGCAGACGTTGTCCCTCAATGTCCAGCATGCATTCGCCTCCGGCCTGCAGTTGCATTCGGTGACGGCCTGGAACGACTTCAAGGATCGAATCCAGCAGGACACGGACTTCATGCCGGCGAACGTTCTGCACGTCGGACGTGACCATCATCTGCGCACGCTATCCCAGGAGTTCCGCCTGGAAGGGCAGTTCGGGGATTCCAGTTGGCTCGCTGGCGTTTACGGCGATCACAGCGACAACGACCTGCGCAGCATCAGCAAGACCATGATGGGTCTGTCGGACATGCGCGCCGATCAGAAAAGCAATACCGCCGCCCTGTTCACTCACTGGAACGTACCCCTGTCGGCTGACTGGTCCCTGGCTGCCGGAGCACGTATCGAGCGTAGCGAGGTGGAATTGCAGCCGCGAGGGGCCGCAAGTCAGAAAAAGGGCTGGACGCACGTCTCTCCAAAACTCGCTTTGCAATATCAGATAACCGCCGATCACCAATGGTATTTGAGCGCCAGCCGGGGCGTGCGCACCGGCGGTTTCAACGTACTGGCACCCATGATGGGTTATCCGTCCTACGACCCGGAGAAGAACTGGTCGTATGAAACCGGCCTCAAGGGTTGGCTTCTCGATAAGCGCATTCGCTACTCGCTAGCCGCCTACATCATGGACATCGATGACATGCAGGTCATGCAGATGCCCACCGTGGGCATGATGTACATCACCAGTGCCGCAACGGCCACGTCCAAAGGCGTCGAGTTGGATGTGGACTACCTGCTCGGCGGCGGCTGGCAGCTCAAGGGCGGGCTGGCCTGGAACCGCACGCGCTTCGACCACTTCCGGGATGGCGCGGCCGATTACGACGGCAAGCGCAATCCGTTCGCGCCGGACCTGACCGGGCATATCGGCATCCGCTACGACGCCCCCCAGGGCTGGTACGCACAAGCCAGCGTGACAGGCAGCAGCAAGGTCTACCTGGATGCGGCCAACCAGTACCAACGCAACGGTTACGGCCTGGTGAACCTGGTGGCCGGATATCAGCGCGGCAACTGGGAAGTCGCGGCCTACGCCGACAACGTGACCGATCAGCGCTACGACGCAGTGGGCTACCAGAACGGCTTCGTCACCGTCTACAGCCCGCCGCGTGAAGCAGGCCTGCGGCTGTCATGGCGTATGTAA